Proteins from one Prevotella sp. E2-28 genomic window:
- a CDS encoding DUF3244 domain-containing protein yields the protein MKRSFISLLLCVISLHVFCQNPPSTNGIEWEVGRTQPLSGGKPVPKSPEQIPETPEATLEGNVLTFISSHDNYTLTLIDEDSEVVYQTVVPSTVSVVILPATLTGNYELQLDYGGNYYFYCDIEL from the coding sequence ATGAAAAGATCATTTATTTCTTTATTGTTATGTGTAATCAGTTTACATGTATTCTGTCAGAATCCTCCTTCTACTAATGGTATAGAATGGGAGGTCGGTCGTACCCAACCATTGAGTGGTGGAAAACCAGTTCCAAAATCCCCGGAACAAATTCCAGAAACTCCAGAGGCCACTCTTGAAGGTAATGTTCTTACGTTTATTTCTTCTCACGACAACTACACACTAACCCTGATTGACGAGGATAGCGAAGTGGTTTATCAAACTGTAGTCCCCAGTACCGTCAGTGTCGTCATTCTTCCTGCTACCCTTACTGGCAACTATGAACTTCAGCTTGATTATGGTGGCAATTACTATTTCTATTGTGATATAGAACTGTAA
- a CDS encoding RICIN domain-containing protein — translation MEYFEDDPDPLKYEAARFLIENMPSQYCMSGSAVDMIDSIFISASMESQNVRTKFFNDSTSKINTTQAEMSYDISEMKADYLIKVINDACDMWNASTWYDDYDRSLFFEYVLPYRLCHEPPSDWRASVKNAFPLLDKDIVMSRRGIQLEAEDAQTSDCDTKEYGGASNGKAKMMYRGKSSITYTIESERQTQKRLILRYSSTAHHLTAVVTVNDIVVDTLHLAPTRNIESFSDKWFNKAMPIRKGKNRICIMGVSDTVCVDYIQLGALEVFSHKNFEDFSSTYYNIVNKASGHCVSFDTTAISTNNIVRLKPYSSADNTQLVRLDYSGYPLWRIGYHKKDSTDFCLQMEFGTPRTLCSETPVTIGEYVKKPFDQWLFMPLGGDDYRIMNKHTGLFLDTKKDSVNGDWILVQNKYSDFDSQKWELRKQGVNPYSDRCFRFHSAMSEAMRVFDLTHQFEYYIYGSPFGTNAGSLFKAKSGKCADETSFSVFLCRYLGIPSAYDFTPHWGNRSSSHSWSVLIDEHGKGIPFYMGNFPGDTAHYFHSYIKPKVFRYRYSLNKQIKKDLKREKSVPKLFENPHYTDVTEEYCKTVDVKRQVPEKYENRDVAYICVFDNRNWVPIHYGIIRDGSATFKAMGCGIVYMAGFYEDGEIVPFGNPFLINKDGKITDIIPSKKMPIKMTLLRKYPFMGAQDYFNSRMNGGQFQASNKQDFSDSVVLHTHKGITNGNWYNIPVSSEQKFKYLRYMGGKGSHCNINELEFYDPEGKKIEGKIIGTEGEGWARKENVFDGNILTGFGGISPDGNWVGLQLEKPTFVSRIKYIGRNDGNCVEMGDTYELYYWSANGDWELLGSKKATSNYLQFTNIPSGGLYILKDVTKGVEERIFTYENGKQIWW, via the coding sequence TTGGAGTATTTTGAAGATGATCCCGATCCCTTGAAATATGAAGCAGCAAGATTCCTGATAGAGAATATGCCGTCTCAATATTGTATGTCAGGTTCTGCTGTTGACATGATTGATTCCATATTTATTAGTGCGAGTATGGAAAGTCAAAATGTCCGGACTAAATTCTTCAATGACTCTACGTCGAAAATAAATACAACACAAGCGGAGATGTCCTATGATATCTCAGAGATGAAGGCAGACTATTTAATAAAGGTCATTAATGATGCGTGCGATATGTGGAACGCTTCCACATGGTATGACGACTATGACCGTTCGCTATTCTTTGAGTATGTTCTTCCGTATCGTCTGTGCCATGAGCCGCCTAGTGACTGGCGTGCATCTGTAAAAAATGCATTCCCATTGCTTGACAAGGATATTGTTATGTCAAGAAGAGGAATACAATTAGAAGCAGAAGATGCCCAAACCAGTGATTGCGACACAAAAGAGTATGGCGGCGCATCAAATGGCAAAGCCAAAATGATGTATCGTGGAAAGTCGTCCATAACTTACACTATAGAATCGGAGCGGCAGACCCAGAAACGTCTTATATTGAGATATTCTTCAACGGCTCATCACCTGACAGCCGTAGTCACCGTTAATGACATCGTAGTAGATACCCTCCATCTGGCACCAACCCGCAATATTGAATCATTCTCAGATAAATGGTTCAATAAGGCGATGCCTATCAGAAAGGGTAAGAACAGAATTTGTATCATGGGTGTTTCAGATACGGTATGCGTGGATTATATTCAACTTGGTGCTCTGGAGGTGTTCAGTCATAAGAATTTTGAAGATTTCTCGTCTACATATTACAATATTGTCAATAAGGCATCTGGGCATTGTGTTTCCTTTGATACGACAGCAATTTCAACAAACAATATTGTACGTTTAAAGCCTTATTCTTCAGCAGATAATACTCAACTTGTCAGACTGGATTATTCTGGATATCCGTTGTGGAGAATAGGTTACCATAAAAAGGATTCAACAGATTTTTGCTTACAGATGGAATTTGGCACTCCACGCACACTCTGCTCCGAAACACCTGTTACCATTGGCGAATATGTTAAGAAACCTTTTGACCAATGGCTGTTCATGCCTCTCGGAGGAGATGATTATCGCATCATGAACAAGCACACGGGGTTATTCTTGGATACGAAAAAGGATTCTGTTAATGGAGACTGGATACTTGTGCAGAACAAATATTCTGATTTTGACTCGCAGAAATGGGAACTGCGTAAGCAAGGAGTAAATCCTTATTCCGACCGATGTTTCAGGTTTCATTCAGCAATGTCAGAGGCTATGCGAGTGTTCGACCTGACCCACCAGTTTGAATATTACATCTATGGCAGTCCTTTCGGGACTAATGCCGGTTCGCTTTTCAAGGCAAAGAGTGGGAAATGTGCCGATGAAACCAGTTTTTCTGTTTTTCTTTGTCGTTATCTTGGTATCCCTTCTGCATATGACTTTACACCTCACTGGGGTAATCGCAGCAGCAGTCATTCGTGGAGCGTTCTTATAGATGAGCATGGAAAAGGAATCCCTTTCTATATGGGCAATTTCCCTGGTGATACGGCACACTATTTCCATTCATATATCAAACCAAAGGTTTTCCGCTATCGGTATAGCCTAAATAAGCAAATTAAAAAAGACCTAAAACGCGAAAAGAGTGTTCCAAAACTCTTCGAAAATCCACACTATACAGATGTGACAGAAGAATACTGCAAAACTGTAGATGTTAAGCGTCAGGTTCCAGAAAAATACGAGAATAGAGATGTGGCATATATTTGTGTTTTCGATAATCGTAATTGGGTGCCTATACATTATGGAATTATTCGGGATGGGAGTGCTACTTTTAAAGCTATGGGATGCGGTATCGTATATATGGCTGGTTTTTATGAGGACGGTGAGATTGTTCCTTTTGGCAATCCATTCCTAATAAACAAGGATGGCAAGATAACTGATATCATCCCTAGTAAGAAAATGCCAATAAAGATGACGTTGTTAAGAAAGTATCCCTTTATGGGCGCCCAGGACTATTTCAACAGTCGTATGAATGGTGGGCAGTTTCAGGCCTCAAACAAGCAGGATTTCTCAGATAGTGTGGTGTTACATACTCATAAGGGCATCACAAATGGTAACTGGTATAATATTCCAGTTTCTTCGGAACAGAAATTCAAGTACCTGCGCTATATGGGTGGAAAAGGCTCACATTGCAACATCAATGAACTGGAATTCTATGATCCTGAAGGAAAGAAAATTGAAGGCAAGATTATTGGCACAGAAGGTGAAGGCTGGGCACGGAAGGAGAATGTCTTTGATGGTAATATCCTGACAGGCTTTGGTGGAATTAGCCCTGATGGCAACTGGGTTGGTCTTCAACTTGAGAAGCCGACCTTTGTGTCACGGATTAAGTATATAGGCCGCAATGATGGTAACTGCGTGGAAATGGGCGACACATACGAATTGTATTATTGGAGCGCTAATGGTGATTGGGAATTGCTTGGTTCAAAGAAGGCAACAAGCAACTATCTTCAATTTACAAACATTCCATCTGGAGGACTTTATATCCTTAAAGACGTAACTAAAGGGGTGGAGGAACGGATTTTTACGTATGAAAACGGCAAACAGATATGGTGGTAA
- a CDS encoding helix-turn-helix domain-containing protein yields the protein MKKEFSLEEKMSAIGFVFQGESARSVSRRLHLGHHILYEWIESYKLLGIEGLKFKRKKKKRLSYEEKCKIVREYQESELTLFQLSAKYQLSSSIIGNWVKLVERNGFEALESRRSRHLQTGEHMIKRLPKEEYEKENERLRKENERLRLENLLLKKVRALVEEREARNRAIGHGPSKN from the coding sequence ATGAAAAAAGAATTTAGTTTAGAAGAAAAGATGTCCGCAATTGGTTTTGTGTTCCAAGGCGAGTCAGCCCGTTCCGTGTCCCGTAGACTCCACTTAGGCCATCATATTCTATATGAGTGGATAGAGAGTTACAAACTCCTTGGCATTGAAGGTCTAAAATTCAAGCGGAAAAAGAAAAAGAGGCTCTCATATGAAGAAAAATGCAAAATTGTTCGCGAATATCAAGAAAGTGAATTAACTTTGTTCCAGCTTTCAGCTAAATATCAATTGTCAAGCTCGATAATTGGCAATTGGGTTAAATTGGTTGAGCGAAATGGATTTGAAGCACTGGAATCTCGACGATCCAGGCATCTCCAAACTGGTGAGCATATGATTAAACGACTACCCAAAGAAGAGTACGAGAAGGAGAATGAGCGCCTTCGCAAGGAGAACGAACGCTTAAGGCTGGAGAATCTCCTGCTAAAAAAAGTGAGAGCCTTAGTCGAGGAAAGAGAAGCTCGAAACAGAGCGATTGGGCATGGGCCATCGAAGAACTAA
- a CDS encoding IS3 family transposase, translating into MEELRRNEHADLAVLLELKKMARSTFYYHLKHHKKQDKYKEVKDMIYIIFHKHKGRYGYRRITLELRKDGSLINHKTVKKLMDEMELKSEVRKVKFHSYKGEVGKTAPNIIDRDFTAEIPYQKLATDVTQMTIGGRKIYLSPILDMCDGEILAYSITEKPNMEMVLGMLNQMYRRIKLPEGVVLHSDQGWHYQHVAYQNSLKKHGIIQSMSRKGNCLDNAMMENFFGLMKSELLYSGKYTSADAFIKDLIDYIEYYNNERIKLRLNGMSPVQYRKMLTASIV; encoded by the coding sequence ATCGAAGAACTAAGGCGTAATGAGCATGCAGATTTAGCTGTCCTGCTGGAGCTCAAGAAGATGGCGCGTAGTACATTCTATTATCACCTCAAGCATCACAAGAAGCAAGACAAGTACAAGGAAGTAAAAGATATGATATACATCATATTCCATAAGCATAAAGGACGTTACGGATACCGGCGTATAACGCTGGAACTCCGTAAAGATGGCAGTCTTATCAATCACAAGACAGTCAAGAAGCTTATGGACGAAATGGAACTGAAGAGCGAGGTGAGGAAGGTGAAATTTCACTCCTATAAAGGAGAAGTTGGCAAGACTGCGCCTAATATCATAGACAGGGATTTTACAGCAGAAATACCTTATCAGAAGCTGGCAACAGACGTGACCCAGATGACGATAGGCGGACGCAAGATTTACCTGTCACCTATACTTGACATGTGCGATGGTGAGATCCTTGCATATTCAATCACAGAGAAGCCAAACATGGAAATGGTACTCGGTATGCTCAACCAGATGTACAGGCGTATAAAGCTGCCTGAGGGTGTCGTATTGCACTCTGACCAAGGATGGCACTACCAGCACGTAGCCTACCAGAATAGTCTAAAGAAACATGGCATTATCCAAAGCATGTCTCGCAAGGGAAATTGTCTGGATAACGCCATGATGGAGAATTTCTTTGGTCTCATGAAGTCAGAACTACTGTATTCTGGGAAGTACACATCAGCAGACGCCTTCATCAAAGACCTGATAGATTATATAGAATACTATAATAACGAGAGAATAAAACTGAGGCTTAATGGCATGTCGCCCGTACAATACAGGAAGATGCTTACTGCTTCGATTGTTTAA
- a CDS encoding O-antigen ligase, giving the protein MDTVSYPKWIITATLFIIFIFFLLPYFVLSKGIYWRLTYKQICRYTNILVLFETLIVISKYAGLHILYHQCQAGTFNNVAGLVACLGVSFPIGFIFFREYHIYECILFVITKFLSFLVLVICGSRIGCICIIILTILICFENYRYKKHFAIILGIISILFCTCFLKTPSTMGRWFIVERTMELILQRPFLGWGDGGFTREYMNVQADYFAAHSESQYEILADNIHHPLNEFLLIAVNYGLLCLFITIFMCLGVFLYYKFHKTSYGKEGCLVFLSIIVIASFSYPLSYPFTWLMLTLSIVLVFSTAISHIKSRSSIVLFVMTLLIADSFTFVYLKNELDFQLSWKRVAQNMHMQPFEEIKKTYDALYQCKHSNYHFLYDYACEAYDKEQYELALRLSKETEKFIADYELEMLIGDCYQSLDSVDQAIQSYQYAHYMCPSRLMPLYETYNIYSSLNDTLKCRRLYYQIIHKDIKVRNHITEIIQKEINQDFKRFLN; this is encoded by the coding sequence ATGGATACGGTTTCTTATCCAAAATGGATAATAACAGCTACGCTTTTTATTATCTTCATATTTTTTTTGTTACCTTATTTTGTTCTCTCTAAAGGCATATATTGGAGACTTACCTACAAACAAATCTGCAGATACACCAATATACTTGTACTTTTTGAAACACTAATTGTAATTTCCAAATATGCTGGCTTACATATTTTATATCATCAGTGCCAAGCAGGAACATTTAATAATGTCGCAGGTCTGGTAGCATGTCTTGGAGTAAGTTTTCCCATAGGTTTTATATTCTTTCGTGAATATCATATATATGAATGCATCCTTTTTGTCATAACAAAATTCCTAAGTTTCTTGGTTTTGGTAATCTGCGGATCAAGAATCGGCTGTATATGCATAATTATCTTAACCATATTGATTTGTTTTGAAAATTACCGCTATAAAAAACATTTTGCGATTATTCTTGGTATTATATCAATACTATTCTGTACTTGTTTCCTTAAGACACCGTCAACGATGGGACGATGGTTTATTGTGGAAAGGACTATGGAACTTATCTTACAACGGCCTTTCCTAGGTTGGGGAGATGGCGGTTTCACAAGGGAATACATGAATGTCCAAGCCGATTACTTTGCCGCACATTCAGAGAGTCAATATGAAATATTAGCAGACAACATTCATCATCCTCTGAACGAATTTCTTTTAATTGCAGTAAACTATGGATTATTATGCCTCTTTATTACGATCTTTATGTGCTTGGGGGTATTTCTCTATTACAAATTTCATAAAACGTCATATGGAAAAGAGGGATGCTTGGTATTTCTAAGCATTATCGTAATAGCTTCTTTTTCCTATCCGCTTTCCTATCCCTTTACATGGTTGATGTTAACACTCTCTATTGTACTTGTCTTCTCTACCGCAATCAGCCACATAAAAAGCAGATCCTCAATTGTTTTATTTGTTATGACATTATTGATTGCAGATTCCTTCACCTTTGTTTATCTAAAAAACGAATTAGATTTCCAACTTTCATGGAAGAGAGTTGCCCAGAACATGCATATGCAACCTTTTGAAGAGATTAAAAAGACCTACGATGCACTTTATCAATGCAAACACAGCAATTATCACTTTCTTTATGATTATGCCTGTGAGGCTTATGACAAAGAACAATATGAATTAGCTTTAAGATTGTCGAAGGAAACGGAGAAGTTCATCGCTGATTACGAACTGGAAATGCTCATAGGAGATTGCTATCAATCACTAGATAGTGTAGACCAGGCCATACAGTCTTATCAATATGCCCATTATATGTGCCCTTCTAGGCTTATGCCATTATATGAAACCTACAATATTTACAGTAGTCTAAATGATACGCTCAAATGCAGACGCTTATATTATCAAATTATACATAAAGACATAAAAGTAAGAAATCACATAACAGAGATAATACAGAAGGAAATAAATCAAGACTTTAAACGTTTTTTAAACTAA
- a CDS encoding FKBP-type peptidyl-prolyl cis-trans isomerase yields MGGFDTTGAMAFHGFCPKEFKIGDKIRAKYVGQFEGQRVFESDLLGSFSRGGEYSAFTLPDIGIFAADGVFTSSQIDGIVMMQHEFGHVLQYRKVGKDFYYRVIAKESAMNCNDIWPYDGIPHAEYWTETWANYLSKQYFGERWLGMETQILGRESFFYPSKNVNLPFLIKKSLLPF; encoded by the coding sequence ATGGGAGGCTTTGATACGACAGGAGCTATGGCCTTTCATGGATTCTGTCCTAAAGAATTTAAAATAGGAGACAAGATTAGAGCAAAATATGTTGGACAATTCGAAGGTCAAAGAGTCTTTGAATCAGATCTACTTGGCTCATTCTCAAGAGGTGGTGAATATTCTGCTTTTACGCTGCCAGACATAGGTATATTTGCTGCGGATGGTGTGTTCACTAGTAGCCAAATAGATGGGATTGTAATGATGCAACATGAGTTTGGACATGTTCTACAATACAGAAAAGTAGGAAAAGATTTTTATTATCGTGTTATTGCTAAAGAAAGTGCTATGAATTGTAATGATATATGGCCATACGATGGCATTCCGCACGCAGAATATTGGACTGAAACTTGGGCAAACTATCTTTCAAAGCAATACTTTGGAGAAAGATGGCTTGGCATGGAAACACAGATTCTAGGAAGGGAGAGCTTTTTTTATCCGTCAAAAAATGTAAATTTGCCATTTTTAATTAAAAAATCTCTTCTCCCTTTTTAA
- a CDS encoding nucleotidyl transferase AbiEii/AbiGii toxin family protein, giving the protein MDKDRSKSLAPHTGKVFEAISRLDCIKPFTLVGGTALSLQIEKRQSEDLDFMKWLTKRNEKPEVDWPSIKKELESIGTIKDYEVGGFDFVSFNFEGVKLSFYAAPRKAVSSMIRIPYLNNLFMADIESIGAMKMEAMLRRSKFRDYYDIYSILKEGADINKMIAAALEHSSHKLRTRGLLNMLTTGNNFMKEKGFEELNPVYDVSPIDIQEYIKAKLIEVKEE; this is encoded by the coding sequence ATGGATAAGGATCGTTCAAAATCATTGGCACCACATACAGGTAAGGTGTTTGAGGCTATTTCAAGGTTAGATTGTATAAAACCCTTTACGCTTGTTGGTGGAACAGCTTTATCATTACAAATAGAGAAACGACAAAGTGAAGATTTGGACTTTATGAAGTGGCTGACTAAGCGGAATGAGAAGCCTGAAGTTGATTGGCCATCAATTAAGAAAGAGTTAGAAAGCATTGGAACAATTAAGGACTATGAGGTTGGAGGATTTGACTTCGTGTCTTTTAACTTTGAAGGAGTAAAGCTGTCTTTTTATGCTGCTCCAAGAAAAGCTGTGTCTTCCATGATACGTATTCCTTATCTAAATAATCTGTTTATGGCAGATATAGAAAGTATAGGTGCTATGAAGATGGAGGCGATGCTTCGACGTTCAAAGTTTAGAGACTATTACGATATCTATTCGATATTAAAAGAAGGTGCAGATATCAATAAGATGATTGCTGCCGCCCTTGAACATTCTAGTCATAAACTGCGTACTCGTGGACTACTCAACATGCTAACCACGGGTAATAATTTCATGAAGGAAAAGGGGTTTGAGGAACTGAATCCTGTTTATGATGTATCCCCAATTGATATCCAAGAGTATATCAAAGCAAAACTCATAGAAGTTAAAGAGGAATAA
- a CDS encoding leucine-rich repeat domain-containing protein yields the protein MSKFDTNGSAYVVRPYIKDGYYTDGTFYYDIDKTDAIVIGTAKNERTLVIPDAVGINEVTYPLTKVQNLGVFNKETYETSQKVTNNDNLTSLTIGGNVKSFGKDVFFSEVIYPSGYKKDEDDKMRRFPNLETIIVISGNETFDSRNNCNAIIQTEKGELLLGCKNSVVPSGVKKISAAAFRGCQGLKQLTFPTSLNIVAPYAFSDSHLQTVDLPVDIYHIGREAFYGCDSLVSVSLYCNGVSIDSRAFQHCSSLKDSVSEVRFYTPHISVQSAEDVFDEGCNCLLVPKGQLSTFESWNKCFLTIKEMNN from the coding sequence ATGTCAAAGTTTGACACGAATGGAAGTGCCTATGTTGTGCGTCCATATATAAAAGATGGATATTATACGGATGGTACATTTTATTATGACATTGACAAGACTGATGCCATTGTGATAGGTACGGCCAAGAATGAGCGTACTCTTGTAATTCCTGATGCTGTTGGTATAAATGAGGTAACCTATCCTTTGACGAAGGTACAGAATCTGGGTGTTTTTAATAAAGAGACATACGAGACGTCCCAGAAAGTCACCAATAATGATAATCTAACGTCATTGACAATTGGAGGTAATGTGAAGTCATTTGGTAAAGATGTCTTTTTCAGTGAGGTGATTTATCCAAGTGGATATAAGAAGGATGAAGATGATAAGATGCGCCGATTCCCTAACTTGGAAACCATTATTGTGATATCTGGTAATGAGACTTTTGACTCACGAAATAACTGTAATGCTATCATTCAGACAGAAAAGGGCGAATTACTGTTAGGCTGTAAAAATTCTGTAGTACCGAGTGGCGTAAAGAAAATATCGGCTGCTGCTTTTCGTGGGTGCCAGGGTCTAAAACAACTTACATTCCCAACCTCGCTGAATATCGTTGCTCCTTATGCGTTTTCTGACAGTCATCTACAAACAGTGGATTTGCCTGTTGATATCTATCATATTGGTCGTGAAGCATTTTATGGGTGTGATTCTTTGGTAAGTGTCTCGTTATATTGTAATGGTGTCAGTATTGACTCTCGTGCTTTCCAGCATTGTTCATCACTGAAGGATTCCGTTAGTGAGGTTAGATTTTATACCCCTCATATTTCAGTCCAGTCGGCTGAAGATGTTTTTGATGAAGG